Proteins found in one Bacillus sp. BGMRC 2118 genomic segment:
- a CDS encoding PAS domain S-box protein has product MQKVLLVGAGKGGTAILRLLKETEIMEITAVVDINKDAPGLEIAKELGIETSASWEKCLTDEIDIIIEATGNEEVFKAIREKRSQKTVLIPGTVAHFISKLIEEKELLINELTHQSYKYNLIFNSTHDGMIVVDIDGKIILFNRSAEKVIGMKKEHAIGQDIATIIPTTELPRVLQTRQIEKNKELLLENGKKVITTRIPIVTDSGTLLGAFSVFKDITEVVNLAEEITNLKDIQTMLEAIIQSSEEAISVVDEDGKGILINPAYTRITGLTKENVVGMPATADISEGESMHMQVLQTRRPVRGARMRVGPNHRDVIVNVAPIIVDGKLKGSVGVIHDVSEIHSLTNELKRARQIIRTLEAKYSFDDIIGNSEEMTFAIEQAKLGAKTPATVLLRGESGTGKELFAHAIHNGSDRKFNKFIRVNCAAISESLLESELFGYDEGAFSGAKRGGKTGYFEEANNGSIFLDEIGELSAGMQAKLLRVLQEHEIIRVGGTKPISINVRVIAATNVNLEKGIANGTFREDLYYRLNRLPIHIPPLRQRKQDIPNLCHYLLHKINQDYGRVIEGIADEATRYLMEYHWPGNVRELENILGRAVIYMKPNETKIELSHIPKLEPQGQAKKEQEHSEIQVRTLNDMVEEYEANILSRVIQQNNGNKTVTAKQLNISLRSLYYKLEKYHILQK; this is encoded by the coding sequence ATGCAAAAAGTGTTATTAGTTGGAGCCGGAAAAGGTGGAACTGCAATATTACGTCTCCTTAAGGAAACAGAGATTATGGAGATCACAGCAGTTGTGGATATTAATAAAGATGCACCAGGATTAGAGATAGCGAAAGAATTAGGAATTGAAACGAGTGCTAGCTGGGAAAAGTGTTTGACAGATGAGATTGACATTATTATTGAAGCAACTGGTAATGAAGAAGTGTTTAAAGCAATTCGGGAAAAGCGTAGTCAAAAAACAGTTCTAATACCAGGCACGGTTGCTCATTTTATATCAAAGCTGATAGAAGAGAAAGAATTGCTAATTAATGAATTAACTCATCAGTCATATAAATACAACTTAATCTTCAACTCTACCCACGACGGTATGATTGTAGTCGATATCGATGGTAAGATTATTTTGTTTAATCGCAGTGCTGAAAAGGTCATAGGGATGAAGAAAGAACATGCGATTGGCCAGGATATTGCAACTATCATTCCTACAACGGAGTTACCAAGAGTATTGCAAACTCGTCAAATCGAAAAGAATAAAGAGCTGTTACTTGAAAACGGTAAGAAGGTTATCACAACAAGGATACCAATCGTAACTGATTCTGGTACTCTTTTAGGGGCTTTCTCAGTATTTAAAGATATTACAGAGGTTGTCAATTTAGCAGAGGAAATAACCAACTTAAAGGATATTCAAACGATGCTCGAGGCTATTATACAATCATCAGAAGAGGCAATTTCTGTTGTAGATGAAGACGGTAAAGGGATTCTTATCAATCCTGCATACACGAGAATTACAGGACTTACAAAAGAAAATGTTGTTGGAATGCCTGCTACAGCAGATATATCCGAAGGTGAAAGTATGCATATGCAGGTACTTCAGACTAGAAGACCTGTTAGAGGAGCGAGAATGAGGGTTGGTCCGAATCACCGTGATGTTATTGTTAATGTTGCCCCAATTATTGTTGATGGTAAACTAAAAGGCAGTGTAGGTGTTATTCACGACGTCTCAGAAATACACTCGCTAACAAATGAGTTGAAAAGAGCAAGACAGATTATTCGAACGTTAGAGGCGAAATATTCCTTTGATGACATTATTGGTAACTCAGAAGAGATGACGTTCGCAATTGAACAGGCAAAACTTGGAGCTAAAACTCCTGCAACAGTATTGCTAAGAGGGGAATCGGGCACAGGAAAAGAATTATTTGCCCATGCTATTCATAATGGAAGCGATCGGAAATTCAATAAATTTATTCGTGTGAATTGCGCAGCTATATCTGAATCGTTATTGGAAAGTGAACTGTTTGGTTATGATGAAGGTGCCTTCTCGGGAGCAAAACGAGGAGGGAAAACTGGTTATTTTGAGGAAGCGAACAATGGAAGTATTTTTTTAGATGAGATAGGGGAATTGTCTGCAGGAATGCAGGCTAAATTGCTGCGTGTTTTACAAGAACATGAAATTATTCGGGTAGGGGGAACGAAGCCTATTTCAATCAATGTTCGTGTAATTGCTGCAACTAATGTTAATCTGGAAAAAGGAATTGCAAATGGGACGTTCAGAGAGGATTTATATTATCGATTAAATCGACTTCCTATTCATATTCCGCCACTCCGGCAACGTAAACAAGATATACCAAACTTATGTCATTACTTATTACATAAAATAAATCAAGATTATGGAAGAGTAATTGAAGGAATAGCTGATGAAGCAACCCGTTACCTAATGGAATATCATTGGCCAGGTAATGTCCGCGAACTGGAAAATATTCTTGGCAGAGCTGTTATCTATATGAAACCCAATGAGACAAAAATAGAATTATCTCACATTCCTAAATTAGAGCCACAAGGGCAAGCTAAAAAAGAACAAGAACACAGTGAAATACAAGTTAGAACGCTAAATGATATGGTTGAAGAATATGAAGCGAACATATTATCAAGGGTTATACAGCAAAATAACGGAAATAAAACAGTAACAGCCAAGCAATTAAATATTTCACTGCGAAGTTTATACTATAAGTTAGAAAAATATCATATTTTGCAAAAATGA
- the yqiS gene encoding phosphate butyryltransferase, translated as MKLDTLIENATRYNGKVVAVAAAEDEEVIEAVQLALKQNIASFLLFGNETEIKSLLTKHGIERNEHITIHHANTQDRAAELAVKAVSSNDADILMKGNIPTSTILKAVLNKDYGLRTGSVLSHVAAFEVADFEQLLFVTDAAMNIAPTLAEKAQIVQNTVNVANSIGITTPKVAPIAAVEVVNPNMQATLDAAILSQMQKRGQIKGCIVDGPLALDNAVSMNAAEHKGITGEVAGQADILLVPTIEVGNVLYKSLIYFAKAKVGAMIAGAKAPIVLTSRADSAESKLYSLALAVCSVANK; from the coding sequence ATGAAGCTTGACACTCTCATTGAAAATGCAACCCGCTATAATGGGAAGGTTGTTGCAGTAGCAGCGGCTGAAGATGAAGAAGTTATTGAGGCAGTACAACTAGCGCTAAAACAAAACATCGCTTCTTTCCTTTTATTCGGTAATGAAACCGAAATCAAAAGTTTACTAACGAAGCATGGTATTGAGAGAAATGAACATATCACCATCCATCATGCTAATACACAGGATCGTGCGGCTGAATTAGCGGTTAAAGCAGTCAGTTCTAATGATGCGGATATCTTGATGAAAGGAAACATACCGACATCAACGATATTAAAGGCTGTATTAAACAAGGATTATGGCTTGCGAACTGGTAGTGTATTGTCACATGTCGCAGCGTTTGAAGTAGCTGATTTCGAACAATTGCTATTCGTAACAGATGCAGCAATGAATATTGCTCCTACTTTGGCAGAGAAAGCTCAAATTGTACAAAATACAGTGAATGTTGCCAATTCAATAGGAATTACAACACCAAAAGTTGCACCAATAGCTGCAGTTGAAGTGGTAAATCCCAATATGCAAGCAACGTTGGATGCTGCAATACTTAGTCAAATGCAAAAAAGAGGACAAATTAAAGGCTGTATTGTAGATGGTCCATTGGCACTAGATAATGCAGTTTCAATGAATGCTGCAGAACATAAAGGAATCACAGGTGAAGTAGCAGGACAAGCAGATATTCTGCTCGTTCCAACAATCGAAGTAGGGAACGTTTTATATAAATCATTAATCTACTTTGCAAAGGCTAAAGTTGGAGCAATGATTGCAGGAGCAAAGGCACCAATCGTGTTAACTTCTAGAGCTGACTCAGCTGAAAGTAAGTTATATTCACTTGCTTTAGCAGTTTGTTCTGTTGCAAATAAATAA
- a CDS encoding alpha-ketoacid dehydrogenase subunit beta, protein MPVISYIDAVTMAIREEMERDSKVFTLGEDVGLKGGVFKATHGLYDQFGEDRVIDTPLAESAIAGVAIGAAMYGMRPIAEMQFADFIMPAVNQIISEAARIRYRSNNDWTCPLVVRAPYGGGVHGALYHSQSVEAVFANQPGLKIVMPSTPYDVKGLLKAAIRDEDPVLFFEHKRAYRLIKGEVPTDDYVLPIGKADVKREGEDVTVITYGLCVHFALQAAEKLASDGISVHVLDLRTVYPLDKEAIMEAASKTGKVLLLTEDNKEGSIMGEVSAIIAENCLFDLDAPIKRLAGPDVPAMPYAPTMEKYFMMNPDKVEKALRELAEF, encoded by the coding sequence ATGCCAGTAATATCATATATTGATGCTGTAACAATGGCCATTCGTGAAGAAATGGAAAGAGATTCAAAGGTATTCACTTTAGGTGAAGATGTCGGACTTAAAGGTGGAGTTTTCAAAGCTACTCATGGTCTATATGACCAATTTGGTGAAGACCGTGTAATTGATACACCACTAGCAGAATCTGCAATCGCGGGTGTCGCAATTGGTGCTGCCATGTACGGAATGAGACCTATTGCTGAGATGCAATTTGCTGATTTTATTATGCCTGCGGTTAACCAAATTATCTCGGAAGCTGCGAGAATTCGTTATCGTTCAAACAATGACTGGACTTGTCCACTTGTTGTTCGAGCACCATATGGTGGTGGAGTTCACGGTGCATTATATCACTCTCAATCAGTAGAAGCGGTATTTGCAAATCAACCTGGTTTAAAGATTGTGATGCCTTCTACTCCTTATGATGTAAAAGGATTATTGAAAGCTGCCATTCGTGACGAAGATCCGGTATTATTCTTTGAACATAAGCGTGCTTATCGTTTAATTAAAGGTGAAGTTCCAACAGATGATTATGTATTACCGATTGGGAAAGCTGATGTAAAGCGTGAGGGTGAAGACGTTACGGTCATTACATACGGATTATGTGTCCACTTTGCGCTTCAAGCTGCTGAAAAACTTGCTAGCGACGGTATTTCTGTTCATGTATTAGATTTACGAACAGTTTATCCGCTTGATAAGGAAGCAATTATGGAAGCAGCATCAAAGACGGGTAAAGTACTGTTATTAACTGAGGATAATAAAGAAGGAAGTATTATGGGAGAAGTATCTGCGATTATCGCTGAGAATTGCCTATTTGATTTAGATGCACCAATTAAGCGCTTAGCAGGACCAGATGTACCGGCTATGCCTTATGCACCTACAATGGAAAAGTATTTCATGATGAATCCGGATAAAGTTGAAAAAGCATTACGTGAGCTTGCAGAATTTTAA
- the lpdA gene encoding dihydrolipoyl dehydrogenase encodes MATEYDVVILGGGTGGYVAAIRASQLGKKVAIVEKGKLGGTCLHKGCIPSKALLRSAEVFATAKKGEEFGVIAKEVALDFTKVQERKGKIVEQLHKGVQHLMKQGKIDVYEGLGRILGPSIFSPMPGTISVEMNNGEDNQMLIPKNVVIATGSRPRTLPGLEIDGEFVLSSDEALELTELPNSIIIVGGGVIGIEWASMMADFGVEVTVIEYADRIIPTEDREISKEMQRLMKKKGVKIVTNAKVLSETLEKGNGVTIKAEHKGEQKSFTADKILVSVGRQANVEGIGIENTDIQIDRGFIVTNEYYQTKESHIYAIGDVIGGLQLAHVASHEGITAVEHIAGEKTHPVDPTLVSKCIYSNPEAASVGLTEDEAKEKGYKVKIGKFLFKAIGKALVYGESDGFVKLVVDEETDDLLGVHMIGPHVTDMISEAGLAKVLDATPWEIAHTIHPHPTLSEAIGEAALAVEGRAIHS; translated from the coding sequence ATGGCAACTGAATATGATGTAGTCATACTTGGAGGCGGAACAGGCGGATACGTAGCAGCAATCCGTGCATCCCAATTAGGGAAGAAGGTAGCAATCGTTGAAAAAGGGAAGTTGGGTGGTACATGTCTACATAAAGGATGTATCCCAAGTAAGGCTCTCTTACGTAGTGCAGAAGTTTTTGCAACTGCTAAAAAAGGTGAAGAATTTGGTGTTATTGCTAAAGAAGTAGCACTAGATTTTACTAAAGTGCAAGAGAGAAAAGGGAAAATTGTAGAGCAACTCCACAAAGGTGTTCAACATCTAATGAAGCAAGGCAAAATTGATGTATACGAAGGACTAGGAAGGATTCTGGGACCATCTATTTTCTCTCCAATGCCTGGAACGATTTCGGTTGAAATGAACAATGGTGAAGATAATCAAATGCTTATTCCGAAGAATGTTGTCATTGCAACAGGATCACGACCTAGAACACTCCCAGGACTAGAAATAGATGGTGAATTTGTCCTGTCATCAGATGAAGCGCTAGAGCTTACAGAACTACCAAATTCAATCATTATTGTTGGTGGTGGAGTAATTGGAATTGAATGGGCATCAATGATGGCAGATTTCGGAGTCGAAGTAACGGTCATTGAATATGCTGATCGAATTATTCCAACCGAAGACAGAGAAATTTCAAAAGAAATGCAACGTTTAATGAAGAAAAAAGGTGTAAAGATTGTTACTAATGCAAAGGTCCTTTCTGAAACATTGGAAAAGGGGAATGGAGTAACAATAAAAGCTGAACATAAGGGTGAGCAAAAATCCTTTACAGCTGATAAAATCCTTGTTTCTGTTGGTCGTCAGGCAAACGTTGAAGGAATTGGTATAGAGAATACAGACATTCAAATTGATAGAGGATTTATTGTTACGAATGAATACTATCAAACAAAAGAATCACATATTTATGCAATTGGAGATGTAATCGGTGGTCTTCAATTGGCTCATGTAGCTTCTCATGAAGGAATCACAGCAGTCGAGCACATTGCTGGAGAAAAAACTCATCCAGTCGACCCGACTCTTGTTTCAAAATGTATTTATAGCAATCCTGAAGCCGCAAGCGTTGGTTTAACAGAAGATGAAGCAAAAGAAAAAGGTTATAAAGTTAAAATAGGTAAATTCTTATTTAAAGCAATCGGTAAGGCACTTGTATATGGTGAATCAGATGGATTTGTAAAGCTAGTTGTGGACGAAGAAACAGACGACTTATTAGGCGTTCATATGATTGGTCCACATGTTACAGATATGATTTCTGAAGCTGGATTAGCAAAAGTACTTGATGCAACACCATGGGAAATTGCACATACGATTCATCCACATCCAACTTTATCTGAAGCAATTGGTGAAGCTGCACTTGCTGTGGAAGGTAGAGCTATTCATTCATAA
- a CDS encoding Glu/Leu/Phe/Val dehydrogenase, producing MELFKYMETYDYEQLVLCQDKESGLKAIICIHDTTLGPALGGTRMWTYASEEAAIEDALRLAKGMTYKNAAAGLNLGGGKTVIIGDPRKDKNEAMFRAFGRYIQGLNGRYITAEDVGTTVADMDLIYEETEYVTGISPAFGSSGNPSPVTAYGVYRGMKAAAKEAFGTDSLEGKVIAIQGVGNVAYNLCRHLHEEGASLIVTDINKEAVARVVEEFGAKAVDPDEIYNVDCDIYAPCALGATINDETIPQLKAKVVAGAANNQLKEARHGDILQEMGIVYAPDYVINAGGVINVADELYGYNRERAMKKVETIYDNIERVISISKRDGIPTYVAADRLAEERINTMKNSRSQFLQNNKHILSRRIGR from the coding sequence ATGGAATTATTCAAGTATATGGAAACTTATGATTATGAACAATTAGTGTTATGTCAGGATAAAGAATCTGGCCTAAAAGCAATTATCTGTATTCACGATACGACATTAGGACCAGCTCTTGGTGGTACTCGTATGTGGACTTACGCATCAGAAGAAGCAGCTATAGAAGATGCCCTTCGTTTAGCGAAAGGAATGACATACAAAAATGCAGCAGCAGGTCTAAATCTTGGTGGTGGTAAGACGGTTATCATCGGAGACCCACGTAAAGATAAGAATGAAGCGATGTTCCGTGCTTTTGGACGTTACATTCAAGGGTTAAATGGTCGTTACATTACTGCAGAAGATGTAGGAACAACTGTTGCTGATATGGACCTTATTTACGAAGAAACTGAATATGTAACTGGTATTTCACCAGCATTTGGTTCTTCAGGGAACCCATCACCTGTAACTGCTTACGGTGTATATCGCGGAATGAAGGCTGCGGCAAAAGAAGCGTTTGGTACAGATTCTTTAGAGGGTAAAGTGATTGCGATTCAAGGTGTAGGAAATGTTGCTTACAACCTTTGTCGTCACCTACATGAAGAAGGTGCAAGCCTGATTGTTACAGACATTAACAAAGAGGCTGTTGCAAGAGTTGTTGAGGAATTTGGAGCTAAAGCGGTAGATCCAGATGAAATCTACAACGTAGATTGTGATATTTATGCACCATGTGCATTAGGAGCAACAATCAATGATGAAACAATTCCACAATTAAAGGCAAAAGTAGTAGCAGGTGCTGCAAACAATCAATTAAAAGAAGCACGTCATGGTGACATCCTGCAAGAGATGGGTATTGTATATGCGCCAGATTATGTAATCAATGCGGGTGGAGTAATCAACGTAGCAGATGAATTATACGGATATAACCGTGAACGTGCGATGAAAAAAGTAGAAACAATTTATGACAATATTGAGAGAGTTATCTCTATTTCAAAGCGTGACGGTATTCCTACTTATGTAGCAGCAGATCGTCTTGCTGAAGAAAGAATTAATACAATGAAAAACTCTAGAAGCCAATTCCTACAAAATAATAAGCATATTTTAAGCCGTAGAATTGGACGTTAA
- a CDS encoding DUF2627 domain-containing protein, which produces MLRFIALILVLIPVGLAALGIKLIRDMSFGVLQAPIPSLSLQFLLGVICLVGGLYLIGSFIFYRDRKRNKIQNRFMQRK; this is translated from the coding sequence ATGTTACGTTTTATAGCACTAATACTAGTACTTATCCCAGTCGGATTAGCTGCACTCGGGATTAAATTAATAAGAGATATGTCGTTTGGAGTATTACAAGCACCTATCCCTTCGCTTAGTCTACAATTTTTACTGGGTGTCATTTGCCTTGTAGGTGGATTATATTTGATTGGGAGTTTTATTTTTTACCGAGATCGTAAGCGAAATAAAATTCAAAATAGATTTATGCAACGTAAATAA
- a CDS encoding YycC family protein → MRPLQISPETAIRLSEKLGVPIEKLMHMPQHILLEKMMELANEEKNNEK, encoded by the coding sequence ATGAGACCATTACAAATTTCACCTGAAACAGCAATCAGATTATCTGAAAAGCTCGGTGTACCCATTGAAAAACTCATGCATATGCCACAACATATCTTGTTAGAAAAGATGATGGAGCTTGCAAACGAAGAAAAAAACAATGAAAAATAG
- a CDS encoding thiamine pyrophosphate-dependent dehydrogenase E1 component subunit alpha → MAENRHQALGLSDENVLEMYETMLRARKIDERMWLLNRAGKIPFVISCQGQEAAQVGAAFALDREKDYVLPYYRDMGVVLTFGMTARDLMLSAFAKAEDPNSGGRQMPGHFGQKKNRIVTGSSPVTTQVPHAVGVALGGRLEGKDLVTFVTFGEGSSNQGDFHEGANYAAVHKLPVIFMCENNKYAISVPYEKQVACEKISDRAIGYGMPGVTVDGNDILEVYKAVKEAADRGRRGEGPTLVETVSYRLTAHSSDDDDRIYRTKEEVEEAKKKDGLFAFELYLQEIGLLTEEKLNEIQNKIKQEVEEATDYAENAPYAEPEHALKHVYAE, encoded by the coding sequence ATGGCTGAAAATCGTCATCAAGCCTTAGGTTTAAGTGATGAAAATGTTTTAGAAATGTATGAAACAATGCTACGTGCTCGAAAAATTGACGAGCGCATGTGGTTATTAAACCGTGCTGGAAAAATTCCATTCGTAATCTCTTGTCAAGGTCAGGAAGCTGCTCAAGTTGGAGCTGCTTTTGCACTTGATCGTGAGAAGGATTATGTATTGCCATACTATAGAGATATGGGAGTTGTCTTAACATTTGGAATGACGGCAAGGGATTTAATGTTGTCAGCTTTTGCAAAAGCTGAAGATCCTAACTCTGGTGGACGACAAATGCCGGGCCATTTTGGTCAAAAGAAAAACAGAATTGTAACTGGCTCATCACCAGTTACGACTCAAGTACCTCATGCAGTAGGTGTAGCACTAGGTGGAAGATTAGAAGGAAAAGACCTAGTAACATTTGTTACATTTGGTGAAGGGTCTTCTAACCAAGGGGATTTCCACGAGGGAGCAAACTATGCTGCAGTACACAAATTACCAGTTATCTTCATGTGTGAAAACAACAAGTACGCGATTTCTGTTCCATATGAAAAGCAAGTAGCGTGTGAGAAAATCTCAGACCGTGCAATCGGTTATGGAATGCCAGGTGTTACAGTTGATGGTAATGACATTCTAGAAGTTTACAAAGCCGTGAAAGAAGCAGCAGATCGCGGTCGCCGTGGTGAAGGACCTACCCTGGTTGAAACAGTATCATACCGCTTAACTGCCCATTCAAGTGATGACGATGATAGAATTTATCGTACAAAAGAAGAGGTAGAAGAAGCGAAGAAAAAAGATGGCTTATTCGCCTTTGAACTTTATCTTCAAGAAATTGGTTTATTAACTGAAGAAAAACTTAACGAAATTCAAAATAAGATTAAACAAGAAGTAGAAGAAGCAACAGACTACGCAGAAAATGCTCCATACGCAGAGCCAGAGCATGCATTAAAGCATGTATATGCTGAGTAA
- a CDS encoding glycerophosphodiester phosphodiesterase, producing the protein MTKIFGHRGAAGTHPENTMISFIAAERASADGIELDVQLSKDGEIVVIHDETLDRTTTGTGLIKDHTLKEIRSFDASYKFPDYGVCKVPSLDEVFNWSLSNNLFINVELKNSEFPYEGLEEKVIQLIRTYHYEKRIIISSFNHKSLEKCIKIAPEIEVGVLFNKKKKDPWEYAKRIGAKSIHPNYRIISNSDIIKSQEKGVSVRPYTVNKQKEMERLLSIKCESIITDYPEKAVSLREKY; encoded by the coding sequence ATGACGAAAATATTTGGTCATAGAGGTGCTGCTGGCACACATCCCGAAAATACAATGATTTCATTTATTGCGGCAGAGCGGGCATCTGCTGATGGTATTGAGTTAGATGTACAGTTATCAAAGGATGGAGAAATTGTTGTGATCCATGATGAGACTCTTGATCGAACAACAACAGGAACCGGCTTAATAAAAGATCATACATTAAAGGAAATTCGATCGTTTGATGCGAGTTATAAGTTTCCTGATTATGGTGTTTGTAAAGTTCCATCGTTAGATGAAGTGTTTAATTGGTCCCTTTCAAATAATTTGTTTATTAATGTAGAATTGAAAAATAGTGAATTTCCTTATGAAGGACTTGAGGAGAAGGTAATACAATTAATTAGAACCTACCACTATGAGAAGCGGATCATTATCTCTTCTTTTAATCATAAGAGCCTTGAGAAGTGTATAAAAATAGCACCTGAAATTGAAGTAGGTGTGCTATTCAACAAAAAGAAGAAAGATCCATGGGAATATGCGAAGAGAATCGGTGCAAAATCAATTCACCCGAACTATCGCATTATATCCAATTCTGATATCATAAAGTCTCAGGAAAAAGGTGTTTCAGTGCGTCCGTATACTGTTAACAAACAAAAAGAAATGGAAAGACTCCTGTCAATAAAGTGTGAATCGATTATTACGGATTATCCTGAAAAGGCTGTTTCGTTAAGGGAAAAGTATTGA
- a CDS encoding butyrate kinase: protein MQENEYRILVINPGSTSTKIGVYSDEVSIFEKTIRHDAETISSYPNIIDQYEFRKNTILEALDHEGINISKLSAVCGRGGLLRPIEGGTYDVNDQMLKDLRKGYSGQHASNLGGIIAYEIASGLNIPSFIVDPVVVDELDPIARISGVPEIERKSIFHALNQKAVARRVAKDLGKRYEELNLIVTHMGGGITVGVHKLGRVIDVNNGLHGDGPFSPERAGTVPAGDLVSLCFSGEFYRDEVMKKLVGQGGLVGYLGTNDAISVEKMIESGNEKAKLVYEAMAYQVAKEIGSAAAALAGKVDAIILTGGLAYGKGYVSLITDRVKWIADVIVQPGENELQALAEGALRVLKGEERAKTYPGLVDQTVKV from the coding sequence TTGCAAGAAAATGAATACCGAATTTTAGTTATCAATCCTGGCTCTACTTCCACAAAAATAGGTGTCTATTCAGATGAGGTATCAATCTTTGAGAAAACGATACGCCACGATGCAGAAACCATTTCTTCTTATCCAAATATCATTGATCAATATGAATTCCGTAAGAACACAATATTGGAAGCTTTAGATCATGAAGGAATTAATATTTCAAAACTAAGTGCTGTGTGTGGCCGAGGTGGGCTGCTTCGTCCAATAGAAGGTGGTACTTACGATGTAAACGATCAAATGCTAAAGGATTTGAGAAAAGGCTACTCTGGGCAGCATGCTTCAAACTTAGGTGGAATCATTGCCTATGAAATTGCCAGTGGATTAAATATACCGTCTTTCATTGTCGATCCGGTCGTAGTAGATGAATTAGACCCTATCGCTAGAATATCGGGTGTTCCAGAGATTGAACGTAAAAGTATATTCCATGCATTAAACCAAAAGGCTGTAGCTAGACGTGTAGCAAAGGATTTAGGAAAGCGTTATGAGGAACTTAATTTAATCGTTACTCATATGGGCGGTGGTATAACAGTTGGTGTACACAAGCTTGGACGTGTAATTGATGTAAATAACGGTCTTCATGGAGATGGACCTTTTAGCCCTGAACGTGCTGGTACAGTACCTGCAGGTGATCTAGTATCCCTATGCTTCTCTGGAGAATTTTACAGAGATGAAGTTATGAAAAAACTAGTCGGTCAAGGTGGACTCGTAGGTTATCTTGGAACGAATGATGCGATTAGTGTTGAAAAAATGATTGAATCAGGTAACGAAAAAGCGAAGCTTGTTTATGAAGCCATGGCATACCAGGTTGCAAAGGAAATCGGTTCAGCGGCTGCGGCTTTAGCAGGTAAAGTTGACGCCATCATCTTAACTGGAGGATTAGCTTATGGTAAGGGCTATGTATCGCTAATTACAGATCGAGTTAAATGGATTGCTGATGTGATTGTACAACCTGGTGAAAACGAATTACAAGCATTGGCAGAGGGAGCTCTGCGTGTGTTAAAAGGTGAAGAGAGAGCAAAGACCTATCCAGGCCTTGTAGATCAAACTGTCAAGGTATAA